ATGCTACGTAGCTTGGGTAAAGCTGGTGCCACACGCTGGCGCGGTGTTCGCCCAACGGTTCGTGGTGTCGCTATGAACCCAGTTGACCACCCACATGGTGGTGGTGAAGGACGTACCTCTGGTGGTCGTCATCCTGTGTCTCCATGGGGTACGCCTACTAAAGGTAAGAAAACTCGTAGCAACAAGCGCACAGACAAGCTAATTGTCCGTCGCCGTAATAAACGATAGAGGATAGCACAGTGGCACGTTCGTTAAAGAAAGGCCCATTCATTGACCTTCACTTATTGAAGAAGGTTGAAGAAGCTGCGGCCTCTGGTTCTAAGAAACCAATTAAAACATGGTCTCGTCGCTCAACCGTATTCCCTGAAATGGTTGGATTGACGATTGCCGTTCACAATGGTCGTCAACACGTCCCAGTCTTCATCTCTGAAGACATGGTTGGCCACAAGTTAGGTGAGTTTGTATTAACTCGTACCTATCATGGTCATGATGTTGATAAGAAAGCCAAGAAGCGATAAGGCGAGGAGTGGAAGATGGAAGTAGCAGCTAAATTGCGTAACGCCGCCATCTCGGCACAAAAAATGCGTCTTGTTGCCGATCAGATTCGTGGCTTACCAGTAGAAAAAGCGTTGAACACTCTTGAATTCAGCCCAAAGAAAGCGGCTCGTCTAATCAAGAAGGTTCTTGAGTCTGCGATTGCAAATGCTGAGCATAATGAAGGCGCTGATATCGACGAGTTGAAAGTTTCAACTATCTTCGTTGATGAAGCGGCGACTGCAAAGCGTATGCGTCCGCGCGCGAAAGGTCGTGGCGACCGCATTTTAAAGCGTAATAGTCACGTCACCGTTAAAGTATCGGATAACTAGGAGAAGGTAATGGGTCAAAAAGTTCATCCTACCGGTATCCGCTTAGGTATCGTAAAAAAGCATACTGCAACTTGGTATGCTGAGCGCGGCGATTTTGCGGATAACTTGGAAAGTGATATCAACATCCGTAACTGGTTGTTAAAAGAATTGAAGCATGCTTCAGTATCTCGCATCGAGATCGAGCGTCCAGCAAAAGCGATTCGTGTGACTATTCACACTGCGCGTCCTGGTATCGTTATCGGTAAAAAAGGTGAAGATATTGAGAAATTGCGTGGCAAGATCGCTGCTATGGCAGGCGTATCTGCGCAAGTTTCTGTTGAGCAAGTTCGCAAGCCAGAGCTAGATGCTCAATTGGTTGGTGACAATGTTGCACAACAACTCGAGCGTCGTGTGATGTTCCGTCGTGCGATGAAGCGTGCCGTTCAAAATGCTATGCGTCTTGGTGCTCAAGGTATCAAGATTGAAGTAAGTGGTCGTTTAGGTGGTGCTGAGATTGCTCGTACAGAGTGGTACCGTGAAGGTCGTGTGCCTTTGCATACGCTACGTGCGAACATCGATTACGCAACATCTGAAGCGAATACTACTTACGGTATCATCGGCATTAAAGTATGGATTTTCAAAGGTGAAGTTCTTCCAGGTCAAGAGATTGAAGAGCCGAAAGAAGAGAAGAAACCTCGCCGTAGAAAACCTGCTCCTAAAGCGAAGAAGTAGGGGTAAGTATTATGTTATTGCCAAAAAGAACGAAATATCGTAAGCAGCACAAACTGCGTAACCGTGGTTCACAAGCTCATAACGTGAGCTTTGGTGAGTACGGTTTAAAAGCGACGGGTCGTGGTCGTATGACTGCGCGTCAAATTGAGGCAGCTCGTCGTGCAATGACTCGTCACATGAAGCGTGCGGGTAAAGTTTACATTCGTGTATTCCCTGACAAACCAATCACTAAAAAGCCTTTAGAAGTACGTATGGGTAAAGGTAAAGGTAGTGTTGAATATTGGGTTGCTCAGGTTCAACCAGGTCGTATGTTATATGAAGTAGAAGGTATCTCTGAAGATTTAGCGCGTGAAGCGTTTGCTTTAGCGGCAGCAAAACTACCTTTCAAAACGACCTTTGTTAAGCGGACGGTGATCTAATGAAAGCGACAGAATTGAAAGATAAGAGCGTTGAAGAGCTCAACGTAACTTTGAACGAGCTTTTGCAAGATCAATTCAAGTTACGTATGGAAAAGGCTACGGGCCAAGTGACAGAAACACACAAGTTGCGTGAAGTTCGTCGTGACATCGCCCGTGTTAAAACCATTATCAACCAAAAGGCAGGTTCATAATGAGCACTGATACAATTCAACGCACATTACAGGGCAAAGTCGTAAGCGATAAAATGGATAAGTCCATTACAGTTTTGGTTGAGCGTCACGTGAAGCATCCTTTATATGGGAAGTTCATCAAGCGTTCAACGAAGATTCACGCTCATGACGAAGCTAACGAGTGCAAATTAGGTGATGTGGTGAGAATTGCTGAGTGTCGTCCTCTATCAAAAACTAAGTCTTTTAAGCTAGTTGAGATAGTCGAGAGCGCTCGCTAATTGAACCATAGTTAACCCTGAAGTGATTAATTTCACCTCGGGGTTAGGATTTTTACTAATTTAATGGTATACTCCTGCGCCTTTTAGCGCGGGATTAAGCGGAGAAAACCATGATCCAGATGCAATCAGTACTAGACGTAGCCGATAATTCAGGTGCGCGTCGTGTAATGTGTATTAAGGTACTGGGTGGTTCGCATCGTCGTTACGCCA
The Kangiella marina DNA segment above includes these coding regions:
- the rpsS gene encoding 30S ribosomal protein S19 produces the protein MARSLKKGPFIDLHLLKKVEEAAASGSKKPIKTWSRRSTVFPEMVGLTIAVHNGRQHVPVFISEDMVGHKLGEFVLTRTYHGHDVDKKAKKR
- the rplV gene encoding 50S ribosomal protein L22, yielding MEVAAKLRNAAISAQKMRLVADQIRGLPVEKALNTLEFSPKKAARLIKKVLESAIANAEHNEGADIDELKVSTIFVDEAATAKRMRPRAKGRGDRILKRNSHVTVKVSDN
- the rpsC gene encoding 30S ribosomal protein S3; the encoded protein is MGQKVHPTGIRLGIVKKHTATWYAERGDFADNLESDINIRNWLLKELKHASVSRIEIERPAKAIRVTIHTARPGIVIGKKGEDIEKLRGKIAAMAGVSAQVSVEQVRKPELDAQLVGDNVAQQLERRVMFRRAMKRAVQNAMRLGAQGIKIEVSGRLGGAEIARTEWYREGRVPLHTLRANIDYATSEANTTYGIIGIKVWIFKGEVLPGQEIEEPKEEKKPRRRKPAPKAKK
- the rplP gene encoding 50S ribosomal protein L16; the protein is MLLPKRTKYRKQHKLRNRGSQAHNVSFGEYGLKATGRGRMTARQIEAARRAMTRHMKRAGKVYIRVFPDKPITKKPLEVRMGKGKGSVEYWVAQVQPGRMLYEVEGISEDLAREAFALAAAKLPFKTTFVKRTVI
- the rpmC gene encoding 50S ribosomal protein L29, giving the protein MKATELKDKSVEELNVTLNELLQDQFKLRMEKATGQVTETHKLREVRRDIARVKTIINQKAGS
- the rpsQ gene encoding 30S ribosomal protein S17; translated protein: MSTDTIQRTLQGKVVSDKMDKSITVLVERHVKHPLYGKFIKRSTKIHAHDEANECKLGDVVRIAECRPLSKTKSFKLVEIVESAR